A single genomic interval of Seriola aureovittata isolate HTS-2021-v1 ecotype China chromosome 10, ASM2101889v1, whole genome shotgun sequence harbors:
- the LOC130175743 gene encoding S-adenosylhomocysteine hydrolase-like protein 1 isoform X4 has translation MKKVYSLVNITKAKDQEAVQSICIKQIQFTDQKQEFNKRPTKTGRRSLSRSISQSSTDSCSSVCSDSSEDESSPKDKLQKTSKGLSDFCIKNIKQADFGRREIEMAQQEMPALMVLRKRAGGEKPLAGAKVVGCTHITAQTAVLIETLCVLGAQCRWAACNIFSTQNAVAAALAEGGISVFAWRGESEEDFWWCIDQCVGAENWQPDMILDDGGDLTHWIYKKYPSLFKKMKGIVEESVTGVYRLYQLSKAGRLCVPAMNVNDSVTKQKFDNLYCCKESILDGLKRTTDVMFGGKQVVVCGYGEVGKGCCAALKALGAVVYVTEADPICALQACMDGFRVINLSEVVRQVDVVITCTGNKNVVGREHLDRMKNGCILCNMGHSNTEIDMVSLRTADLRWEHVRPQVDHVIWPDGKRIVLLAEGRLLNLSCSTVPSFVLSITAATQALALIELYNAPEGRYKQDVYLLPKKMDEYVASLHLSTFDAHLTELSDDQAKYLGISKHGPFKPNYYRY, from the exons CAAATACAGTTCACCGACCAGAAGCAAGAATTCAACAAACGTCCTACCAAGACAGGTCGTCGCTCTCTGTCTCGGTCCATCTCACAGTCGTCGACAGATAGCTGCAGTTCAG TGTGCAGTGACAGCTCTGAGGATGAGTCTTCTCCTAAAGACAAGCTTCAGAAGACCTCCAAGGGCCTCTCTGACTTctgcatcaaaaacatcaaGCAGGCTGATTTTGGGCGCAGGGAAATAGAAATGGCACAGCAAG AAATGCCAGCACTGATGGTCCTGAGGAAACGAGCTGGTGGGGAGAAACCTCTGGCTGGAGCCAAAGTGGTGGGCTGTACCCACATCACTGCACAGACAGCG GTGTTGATtgagactctgtgtgtgttgggggcTCAGTGTCGCTGGGCAGCATGTAACATCTTCTCCACTCAGAATGCTGTTGCTGCGGCTCTGGCTGAAGGAG GCATCTCAGTGTTTGCGTGGAGAGGAGAATCGGAGGAGGACTTCTGGTGGTGCATTGACCAATGTGTTGGTGCAGAGAACTGGCAGCCCGACATG ATTCTGGATGATGGAGGTGACCTGACCCACTGGATCTATAAGAAGTACCCGAGCCTATTCAAGAAGATGAAAGGCATCGTGGAGGAAAGTGTCACTGGCGTCTATCG GTTGTACCAGCTGTCCAAGGCAGGCAGGCTGTGTGTCCCTGCCATGAATGTTAACGACTCGGTGACCAAGCAGAAATTTGACAACCTCTACTGCTGCAAGGAGTCCATACTGGACGG GTTGAAACGGACCACTGATGTCATGTTTGGAGGAAAGCAGGTGGTGGTGTGCGGATATGGTGAG GTTGGCAAAGGTTGCTGCGCTGCCTTGAAAGCGTTGGGTGCTGTTGTGTACGTCACAGAGGCGGATCCCATTTGTGCCCTTCAGGCCTG CATGGACGGCTTCAGAGTGATTAACCTGAGTGAGGTGGTCAGACAGGTGGATGTGGTCATCACCTGCACAG GCAATAAAAACGTGGTGGGGAGGGAACATCTGGACAGAATGAAGAACGGCTGCATACTGTGCAACATGGGACACTCCAACACTGAGATAGATATG GTGAGTCTGCGGACTGCAGACCTGAGGTGGGAGCATGTGAGGCCTCAGGTGGACCATGTTATCTGGCCAGACGGCAAGAGAATTGTCCTGCTGGCTGAG GGCCGTTTGCTGAATCTGAGCTGCTCCACAGTGCCCTCATTTGTCCTCTCCATCACCGCTGCAACTCAG GCACTGGCTCTCATAGAGCTGTACAACGCTCCGGAGGGACGATACAAACAGGACGTCTACTTGCTGCCAAAGAAAATGG ATGAATATGTGGCCAGTCTTCACCTGTCGACGTTTGATGCTCACCTCACAGAGCTGAGTGATGATCAGGCCAAGTACCTGGGCATCAGCAAACACGGTCCCTTCAAACCCAACTACTACAG GTATTAA
- the LOC130175743 gene encoding S-adenosylhomocysteine hydrolase-like protein 1 isoform X3 → MGFFFFFFCSSGSGSRVRFSCQEANMAKWDSCGSSPAFRQPHWTQIQFTDQKQEFNKRPTKTGRRSLSRSISQSSTDSCSSVCSDSSEDESSPKDKLQKTSKGLSDFCIKNIKQADFGRREIEMAQQEMPALMVLRKRAGGEKPLAGAKVVGCTHITAQTAVLIETLCVLGAQCRWAACNIFSTQNAVAAALAEGGISVFAWRGESEEDFWWCIDQCVGAENWQPDMILDDGGDLTHWIYKKYPSLFKKMKGIVEESVTGVYRLYQLSKAGRLCVPAMNVNDSVTKQKFDNLYCCKESILDGLKRTTDVMFGGKQVVVCGYGEVGKGCCAALKALGAVVYVTEADPICALQACMDGFRVINLSEVVRQVDVVITCTGNKNVVGREHLDRMKNGCILCNMGHSNTEIDMVSLRTADLRWEHVRPQVDHVIWPDGKRIVLLAEGRLLNLSCSTVPSFVLSITAATQALALIELYNAPEGRYKQDVYLLPKKMDEYVASLHLSTFDAHLTELSDDQAKYLGISKHGPFKPNYYRY, encoded by the exons CAAATACAGTTCACCGACCAGAAGCAAGAATTCAACAAACGTCCTACCAAGACAGGTCGTCGCTCTCTGTCTCGGTCCATCTCACAGTCGTCGACAGATAGCTGCAGTTCAG TGTGCAGTGACAGCTCTGAGGATGAGTCTTCTCCTAAAGACAAGCTTCAGAAGACCTCCAAGGGCCTCTCTGACTTctgcatcaaaaacatcaaGCAGGCTGATTTTGGGCGCAGGGAAATAGAAATGGCACAGCAAG AAATGCCAGCACTGATGGTCCTGAGGAAACGAGCTGGTGGGGAGAAACCTCTGGCTGGAGCCAAAGTGGTGGGCTGTACCCACATCACTGCACAGACAGCG GTGTTGATtgagactctgtgtgtgttgggggcTCAGTGTCGCTGGGCAGCATGTAACATCTTCTCCACTCAGAATGCTGTTGCTGCGGCTCTGGCTGAAGGAG GCATCTCAGTGTTTGCGTGGAGAGGAGAATCGGAGGAGGACTTCTGGTGGTGCATTGACCAATGTGTTGGTGCAGAGAACTGGCAGCCCGACATG ATTCTGGATGATGGAGGTGACCTGACCCACTGGATCTATAAGAAGTACCCGAGCCTATTCAAGAAGATGAAAGGCATCGTGGAGGAAAGTGTCACTGGCGTCTATCG GTTGTACCAGCTGTCCAAGGCAGGCAGGCTGTGTGTCCCTGCCATGAATGTTAACGACTCGGTGACCAAGCAGAAATTTGACAACCTCTACTGCTGCAAGGAGTCCATACTGGACGG GTTGAAACGGACCACTGATGTCATGTTTGGAGGAAAGCAGGTGGTGGTGTGCGGATATGGTGAG GTTGGCAAAGGTTGCTGCGCTGCCTTGAAAGCGTTGGGTGCTGTTGTGTACGTCACAGAGGCGGATCCCATTTGTGCCCTTCAGGCCTG CATGGACGGCTTCAGAGTGATTAACCTGAGTGAGGTGGTCAGACAGGTGGATGTGGTCATCACCTGCACAG GCAATAAAAACGTGGTGGGGAGGGAACATCTGGACAGAATGAAGAACGGCTGCATACTGTGCAACATGGGACACTCCAACACTGAGATAGATATG GTGAGTCTGCGGACTGCAGACCTGAGGTGGGAGCATGTGAGGCCTCAGGTGGACCATGTTATCTGGCCAGACGGCAAGAGAATTGTCCTGCTGGCTGAG GGCCGTTTGCTGAATCTGAGCTGCTCCACAGTGCCCTCATTTGTCCTCTCCATCACCGCTGCAACTCAG GCACTGGCTCTCATAGAGCTGTACAACGCTCCGGAGGGACGATACAAACAGGACGTCTACTTGCTGCCAAAGAAAATGG ATGAATATGTGGCCAGTCTTCACCTGTCGACGTTTGATGCTCACCTCACAGAGCTGAGTGATGATCAGGCCAAGTACCTGGGCATCAGCAAACACGGTCCCTTCAAACCCAACTACTACAG GTATTAA
- the LOC130175743 gene encoding S-adenosylhomocysteine hydrolase-like protein 1 isoform X5, translated as MKKVYSLVNITKAKDQEAVQSICIKQIQFTDQKQEFNKRPTKTGRRSLSRSISQSSTDSCSSVCSDSSEDESSPKDKLQKTSKGLSDFCIKNIKQADFGRREIEMAQQEMPALMVLRKRAGGEKPLAGAKVVGCTHITAQTAVLIETLCVLGAQCRWAACNIFSTQNAVAAALAEGGISVFAWRGESEEDFWWCIDQCVGAENWQPDMILDDGGDLTHWIYKKYPSLFKKMKGIVEESVTGVYRLYQLSKAGRLCVPAMNVNDSVTKQKFDNLYCCKESILDGLKRTTDVMFGGKQVVVCGYGEVGKGCCAALKALGAVVYVTEADPICALQACMDGFRVINLSEVVRQVDVVITCTGNKNVVGREHLDRMKNGCILCNMGHSNTEIDMVSLRTADLRWEHVRPQVDHVIWPDGKRIVLLAEGRLLNLSCSTVPSFVLSITAATQALALIELYNAPEGRYKQDVYLLPKKMDEYVASLHLSTFDAHLTELSDDQAKYLGISKHGPFKPNYYR; from the exons CAAATACAGTTCACCGACCAGAAGCAAGAATTCAACAAACGTCCTACCAAGACAGGTCGTCGCTCTCTGTCTCGGTCCATCTCACAGTCGTCGACAGATAGCTGCAGTTCAG TGTGCAGTGACAGCTCTGAGGATGAGTCTTCTCCTAAAGACAAGCTTCAGAAGACCTCCAAGGGCCTCTCTGACTTctgcatcaaaaacatcaaGCAGGCTGATTTTGGGCGCAGGGAAATAGAAATGGCACAGCAAG AAATGCCAGCACTGATGGTCCTGAGGAAACGAGCTGGTGGGGAGAAACCTCTGGCTGGAGCCAAAGTGGTGGGCTGTACCCACATCACTGCACAGACAGCG GTGTTGATtgagactctgtgtgtgttgggggcTCAGTGTCGCTGGGCAGCATGTAACATCTTCTCCACTCAGAATGCTGTTGCTGCGGCTCTGGCTGAAGGAG GCATCTCAGTGTTTGCGTGGAGAGGAGAATCGGAGGAGGACTTCTGGTGGTGCATTGACCAATGTGTTGGTGCAGAGAACTGGCAGCCCGACATG ATTCTGGATGATGGAGGTGACCTGACCCACTGGATCTATAAGAAGTACCCGAGCCTATTCAAGAAGATGAAAGGCATCGTGGAGGAAAGTGTCACTGGCGTCTATCG GTTGTACCAGCTGTCCAAGGCAGGCAGGCTGTGTGTCCCTGCCATGAATGTTAACGACTCGGTGACCAAGCAGAAATTTGACAACCTCTACTGCTGCAAGGAGTCCATACTGGACGG GTTGAAACGGACCACTGATGTCATGTTTGGAGGAAAGCAGGTGGTGGTGTGCGGATATGGTGAG GTTGGCAAAGGTTGCTGCGCTGCCTTGAAAGCGTTGGGTGCTGTTGTGTACGTCACAGAGGCGGATCCCATTTGTGCCCTTCAGGCCTG CATGGACGGCTTCAGAGTGATTAACCTGAGTGAGGTGGTCAGACAGGTGGATGTGGTCATCACCTGCACAG GCAATAAAAACGTGGTGGGGAGGGAACATCTGGACAGAATGAAGAACGGCTGCATACTGTGCAACATGGGACACTCCAACACTGAGATAGATATG GTGAGTCTGCGGACTGCAGACCTGAGGTGGGAGCATGTGAGGCCTCAGGTGGACCATGTTATCTGGCCAGACGGCAAGAGAATTGTCCTGCTGGCTGAG GGCCGTTTGCTGAATCTGAGCTGCTCCACAGTGCCCTCATTTGTCCTCTCCATCACCGCTGCAACTCAG GCACTGGCTCTCATAGAGCTGTACAACGCTCCGGAGGGACGATACAAACAGGACGTCTACTTGCTGCCAAAGAAAATGG ATGAATATGTGGCCAGTCTTCACCTGTCGACGTTTGATGCTCACCTCACAGAGCTGAGTGATGATCAGGCCAAGTACCTGGGCATCAGCAAACACGGTCCCTTCAAACCCAACTACTACAGGTGA